The sequence AGGGCCACGTGCGTGTGCTCGTCGGCCGGGCAGTGGTAGGCGGTCAGTTTGAACTCGCCGAACGGCGTGGGCAGGCTGACCTGTTCGATTCGTTTGACCAGGTGTTCCCGCTGCATCCGGTGCTGGATCAGGTCGGCCACGGAGCATATCCGCAGGCCGTGGCGCGTGGCGAACTCGATCAGGTCGCCCATGCGGGCCATGGTGCCGTCTTCGTTCATGATCTCAATGATGACCGCAGCGGGCTTGAGGCCGGCCAGGCGCGCCAGGTCGACCGAACCTTCGGTCTGGCCGGCTCGCACGAGCACGCCGCCGTCGCGGGCTCGCAGAGGGTTGATATGCCCGGGCCGGGTGAAGTCGGCGGCTTTGGCGTCGTCGGCGACCGCCCGCAGAATCGTCGTGGCGCGGTCGGAGGCGGAGACGCCGGTGGTCACGCCGAAACGGGGAGCGGCGTCGATGGTCACGGTGAACGCGGTGGCCATGGGGGCTGAGTTGTCCGGAGTCTGCGGATAGAGGTTCAGGCGGTCGCACATCTCAGCGGACATGGCCAGGCACAGGACGCCGCGGGCGTGCTTGAGCATGAAATTGACAAACTCCGGGCGCATCGCCTCAGCGGCGCAGACCAGGTCGCCTTCGTTCTCGCGGTGCTCGTCATCCACGAGGATGATCATCCGTCCGGCAGCCAGGTCGGCGGCGGCCTCGTCCACGGTCGCGAATACGTCTTTTCCGTTGTCGTCGGGGGTGGTCATGGCTTACTCCACGGCATTCGCTCAAAAACAAAATTATAGCGGAAAACCGCCCGGATTTCGATACGGTCGCTTGAACCGGTCTTAATAAAACGTTAACATAATTCCTCCGAGGAGGTACCGCCATGAGCCTGTTCCTTTCCGCTGCGACGTTTTCTGAGAACTACGAGGTCTTTACCCGACTGGTGTTTGCCGTGGCCGCCGGGGCGTTGGTGGGCATCGAGCGGGAGTATCACGGTCGTCCGGCGGGTCTTCGGACGCACATCCTGGTGACGCTTGGGGCCGCCTTGGTGGCGGTGATTTCCACGGAGCTTCCGACGATGAGCCTGGGGTCGCAGGAGACGCTGCGGGTCGATCCGGGCCGGATTGCCGCGGGCGTGGTCACCGGCATCGGCTTTTTGGGCGCCGGAGCGATCATCCGTATCGGCGTGACCGCCCGCGGTCTGAC comes from Phycisphaerae bacterium and encodes:
- the ribA gene encoding GTP cyclohydrolase II, coding for MTTPDDNGKDVFATVDEAAADLAAGRMIILVDDEHRENEGDLVCAAEAMRPEFVNFMLKHARGVLCLAMSAEMCDRLNLYPQTPDNSAPMATAFTVTIDAAPRFGVTTGVSASDRATTILRAVADDAKAADFTRPGHINPLRARDGGVLVRAGQTEGSVDLARLAGLKPAAVIIEIMNEDGTMARMGDLIEFATRHGLRICSVADLIQHRMQREHLVKRIEQVSLPTPFGEFKLTAYHCPADEHTHVALSMGELGRLDEQGEPVVVDRPVLVRVHSECLTGDVFASMRCDCGEQLQSAMKMIAEAGEGAVVYLRQEGRGIGLANKLHAYALQERGLDTVEANLRLGFAADRRDYGIGAQILRDLGCRQVRILTNNPKKTSRLEVYGLKVVGQAPIQIPPQAANRHYQATKKTKMGHLLD